DNA from Pseudomonas putida:
TGGCGGGTGCGCTGTTCGTCTGGACCTTCACCGCAGCGCAGAACCGCTGGAAGATCGACGACGTACTCGGCGTGTGGCCATTGCACGGCTTGTGCGGTGTGTGGGGTGGCATTGCCTGCGGCATCTTCGGCCAGGTGGCGTTGGGCGGCATGGGGGTGTCAGCCTGGTCAGCCAACTGCTGGGCAGCCTGATGGGCGTGCTGGTGGCCTTGGTCGGTGGCTTTGCCGTGTACGGGGCAATTCGTGCGCTGCACGGCCTGCGCTTGAGCCATGAGCAGGAGTTCCAGGGCGCGGACTTGTCGTTGCACCGTATTGGCGCCACCAGCCAGGATTGAGCCAGGTCAGGTGCATGACGGGCGCGACAGACCTAGAATAGGTTTCTCTGCATGCCAAACCGGGATCTGCTCCATGCTGCCTGAATGCCAACTGTTCGGCACCCTCGGCTGCCACCTGTGCGAAGTGGCCGAGGCTGTGCTGATGCCTTTCGTCGATCACGGCCTGCTGGTGGAACTGGTCGACATCGCCGAGAGCGAGTCCTTGTTCGAGCGCTATGGCTTGATCATTCCGGTGCTGCGGCGCTGCGACAACAGCGCCGAGTTGCACTGGCCGTTCGATGCCGAACAGGTGGTGGCCTTTCTTGGGCAATGAAGGCCGCAGAGGAGTTGCAACCCTGCTCCATGGTCTGTGAAGCGAGCTGATGATCAGGTTCCGGCGCACTGGCGCCCAGACCTTCTCCATCATCGGAATCGCTCGCCATGTTGATCACTCCCCATTTCACCTTCGATGAAATGACCGTTTCCCAGCTCGCCGCCAGGGACGGATTCGATAACACCCCACCCCCTGAAGCCAGGGCCAACCTGCTGTTGCTGTGCTGTGCGCTGGAACAGGTACGTGCACTGTTCGACGCGCCCATCATTGTCAGCAGCGGCTATCGCAGTGAAAAGGTCAACCGGCTGATCGGCGGTGCCGTGAGCAGCCAGCATGTGCAAGGGCTGGCGGCGGACTTCACGGTGGTCGAGGTCAGCCCGCGTGAGACCGTGCGGCGGATCAGCGAAAGTGGCGTGCCCTTCGATCAACTCATTCTGGAATTCGACAAGTGGGTGCATCTGTCAGTGACGCGAGACACGCCGCGTAGACAGGTGCTGACCATACGCAAAGGGAGCGGCTACCTGGCGGGGCTGCAATGAAGCGCATTGACGGCAGCAAGGGTATGTTC
Protein-coding regions in this window:
- a CDS encoding glutaredoxin family protein; its protein translation is MLPECQLFGTLGCHLCEVAEAVLMPFVDHGLLVELVDIAESESLFERYGLIIPVLRRCDNSAELHWPFDAEQVVAFLGQ
- a CDS encoding D-Ala-D-Ala carboxypeptidase family metallohydrolase, translated to MLITPHFTFDEMTVSQLAARDGFDNTPPPEARANLLLLCCALEQVRALFDAPIIVSSGYRSEKVNRLIGGAVSSQHVQGLAADFTVVEVSPRETVRRISESGVPFDQLILEFDKWVHLSVTRDTPRRQVLTIRKGSGYLAGLQ